The DNA segment ATACCGAACGCTATAATGAGTACTTAGTACAAGTAGCCCATGATTTTAAAGGATTAGCTGAGGAAGTTCCTTCTATTATATCGGATGATTTCCTTGAATTAAGAGACCAAGGAGTCTTTCATAATGGAACAAAAGTTGTGGATGAATTATTTAAAATAGCTTTTGATAATAGACGATTAGAAAAAAGAAATAATTACTAAATAAAGGAATAAATAATAGAAAGGGGGTTACTCCATGTCTTATGCCTCAGAAGTAAAAAAAGAATTGACTCAATTAGAAGTTCATAGGGAGCACGCTAAAGCTGAGTTAGCTGCGTTAATTCGCATGAATGGAACGGTTGGCTTAGTTGATAAAAAATTTATTTTAAACGTACAAACTGAAAATGCAGCTATTGCAAGAAGAATCTATGTGTTGTTGAAAGATCATTTTGATGTTGAAAGTGAATTGTTGGTTCGGCGGAAAATGAAATTAAAGAAAAACAATGTGTATATTGTACGGTTAAAACACGGAACGAAAGAGGTTCTCTCAGATTTATCTATTATGGAGGGAATGTCTTTTCATAGCCATGTTTCAGACGAAGTAATGATGAATACTCAAAAAGTAAAATCGTATTTACGAGGCTCTTTTTTAGCAGGAGGATCCGTGAATAATCCAGAAACAAGTCGTTATCATCTTGAAATTCATTCGAGTTATGAGGAACATAATGATGATATTTGTCAAATGATGAATCAATTCGATATGAACGCTCGTACATTAGAAAGACGAAATGGGTATATTACTTATTTGAAAGAAGCAGAAAAAATTGCGGATTTTTTAGCTTTAATTGGCGCAACAAGTGGAATGCTTAAGTTTGAAGATGTACGAATCATCAGAGATATGAGGAATTCAGTAAATCGTTTAGTCAATTGTGAAAATGCCAATCTAAATAAGACGATTGATGCGGCAAGTAAACAAATTGAAAGCATTAAATTTATTGATGAGATGATTGGATTAGATAAAATTCCCACAAAACTAAGAGAAATCGCACTTGTGCGTTTAGAATATCCAGAAGTAACGCTAAAAGAATTAGGAGAAATGATTCCTAGCGGGACAATTAGTAAATCCGGAATCAATCATCGTTTGCGCAAGCTGAATGAGATGGCAGAAAACTTAAGAACTAAGGAACATACAAGATCCGTTGTAGGCAATTAAAAAAATATATGTATAAAGACATGAAAGAAATTTATCGTTTCGGAGAGAAATGTAGACTTGGTCAGTCTATAAATTCTGCTTGTTTTTTCATTATAACTGGGCTACACTGTAATAGTTGGTATTTTGGCGATTGTCAAAATAGGATAGCTTCTTAAACAAGTTCGTTTGAGTATAGCAGTCCCCTTAGTGTAATGGATATCACGCAAGATTCCGATTCTTGAAATGGGGGTTCGATTCCCTCAGGGGGCATTTAAGCGTGCCTAACGATGTTGGTATAACAATACTTTGAAATGTGTGTCGTACAATTACCACATACTATTGAAGTGAATACATGTAAAATTCAGACCCGAATTTCGTGGGAATACTTGCGATTTTTGGATCTTTTTTTCTATCTCATTTGTTCTGCAATATCTCTTGTAATTTTCATTGGTTGGACTTATTTTACAAATGGCTGTATAATTCCAACTGTTAAAAAATCATTATTGAACGGATATATATATAGTTTGTGTATATACAATTTGGGTGAAGGTATGAGCTAATAGCCCGTTATGGAAGGATCGATTATTGAAAATGAAAGAAAATTTTTGGCAAGATTTGCCACGTCCGTTTTTTGTATTGGCACCGATGGAAGATGTAACGGATGTTGTGTTTCGTCATGTAGTGAGTGCAGCAGGTAAACCAGATGTGTTTTTTACAGAGTTTACAAATACCGTTAGTTATTGCCATCCAGAAGGGCGCGATAGTGTACGTGGTCGTTTAACCTTTACTGAAGATGAACAACCGATGGTAGCTCATATATGGGGAGACGAACCAGAACACTTCCGCCAAATGAGCATTGGTATGGCAGAACAAGGTTTTAAAGGAATCGATATTAATATGGGCTGCCCGGTACCAAATGTAGCAGGTAAAGGAAAAGGTAGTGGTCTTATTCGTCGTGCTACTGTTGCTGCAGATTTAATCCAAGCAGCAAAAACAGGAGGACTACCGGTAAGTGTCAAGACCCGATTGGGTTATACAAATATCGATGAATGGCGTGATTGGTTGACACACGTTTTTGAACAAGATATTGCTAATCTTTCTATCCATTTACGGACAAGAAAAGAAATGAGTAAGGGCAATGCGCACTGGGAAATGATTTCAGAAATAAAAAAATTGCGTGATGAAATTGCACCTCAGACACTTTTGACGATTAATGGAGACATTCCAGATCGCGAAACAGGTTTGAAACTTGTTGAAGAATATGGTGTGGACGGCGTTATGATTGGGCGTGGTGTTTTTCATAACCCTTATGCATTTGAAAAAGAACCAAAAGAGCACAGCAGCCAAGAATTGCTGAATTTATTTAGATTGCACTTAGATCTTTTTGATAAATATACCGTTGATGAACCCCGTGCATTCAGACCACTTCGTCGTTTTTTTAAAATCTATGTTCGTGGTATTCGTGGAGCGAGTGATTTAAGAGTGCAGTTGATGGAAACAGAAACAACGAATCAAGCCCGTGCATTACTTGATGAATTTGAAGAAAAGAATAAGGATATTTTAGGGGAATAAAAAGAGTATCGCTCTATTAAGATTAATTTTTTTATGGTGGATAAAAGATGAAGTAGATAATAACCTTTTAGAAGCTTATGATTTTTTGAATAAAATATTTATGTTATAATTATTTTATTGAAAATGATTGAATTGTATTAAAGTTTTTAAGGTTGTTTTTGTGATTAGAGTATAAATTCTAATCACTTTTTTTTCAAAGTTAGCAAACGAAAAAAATTGACCTTTTTTGACCAATGGAGTAAAATATACTTAGTAACTCATAGTGTGAATCGTTTAATTGCACTATAAAAGAAACGAATAATTGAGGAGGAAACAAATTATGAATTTAGTCCCTACAGTAATCGAACAGTCATCAAGAGGTGAACGTGCCTATGACATTTACTCACGTCTTTTAAAAGACCGTATTATCATGTTAAGTGGTCCAGTAGACGATGATCTAGCAAATGCTGTAATCGCTCAGCTATTATTTTTAGATGCACAAGATTCTGAAAAAGATATTTATATTTATATTAATTCTCCAGGTGGTAGTGTAACTGCTGGTTTAGCGATTTTTGATACAATGAACTTTATTAAAGCAGATGTACAAACTATAGCAATGGGAATGGCTGCTTCAATGGGTAGTTTCTTATTGACAGCTGGTACAAAAGGAAAACGTTACGCATTACCGAATGCTGAAATTATGATTCACCAACCATCAGGCGGATCTCAAGGGCAAGCTACTGAAATTGAAATTGCTGCTCGTCACATTCTTAATACACGTGAACGCTTGAATAAAATTTTATCAGATCGCACAGGACAACCGATTGAAGTAATCAAACGCGATACAGATCGTGATAACTATATGTCTGCAGAAGATGCAAAAGCTTATGGTTTGATTGATGAAATCATGGAAAACAGCTCAGCTTTAAGCTAAATAGTGTAGACTCGTTTAGATAAGTAATATAAGTGAAGAGTAAAGAAAAAAGAGATTAGAGCAACGCTTCAGTCTCTTTTTTTTTGCTCTATTAGTCAGTGAAATGATTATAAGTTGAATCCATTTAATTGATCCAATATTATCTGTATAATAGAATTAACAAGTGAAAAAGGGAGGATATTTGATGGATATCAGTAACATAAAGGCAGACAAAGTAAATACCGCTTATGGAATTAAAATTGGAAGTGATGACGCTCCAGTTAAAGTGATTGAATTTATTAATTTAAAATGCCCTTATTGCAAAATGTGGTATGAAGATTCAAAAGATGTATTAACCGAATATGTTTTTGCTGGGAAAGTACAGCGAATCATTAAGCATTTTGATAAAGAAAAACCGAGTTTAAAAAAAGGGAATATTGTGCACCGTTATTTAGATTATTCAAATCCTGAAAAAGCGCTTGAAGACATCGATTTCTTTTTTGCTCACCAAGATGAGTGGGGAAATTTAGAATCGTTTGATGATATAGCTGCTTATGTAGTTGAGAAAAGAAAATTAACCTTACAATCAAATGAATTGGCAGCTCAAGAAATTATCCAAGAGGCGAACCAAGCAAATGTTGTATTTGTACCAACCGTGTTTATTGGTGAAGAAATTTTTGATGAGCATATTACGCAACAAGAACTCAAAAACTTGATTGAAGCGCGCATTTAAAAAATAGCTTGTGAAAAAGACATATCTTCTACACAATTTTAATGGAAAACTTATAAACATAATAGTTGAAAGATTAATAGATAACTGGTACAATTAACGTTGTGAGAGATGGTAATAGCACTTTTTTAGTGCTACTGTTGAATGATAAGAAAACATGTACAGGAAACTGAAAGTTTGATTTTCATTTTGATTCTCTTGTTTTTTTAAGTAGCAATGGTCGCTGAACGACTAACGCGGTCACAAAGCGACCAACGTAGGAAGAGGTCGCTTATGCAAAATGTATTATCTGTTATTGAAGAAGTCATTCCAGATATCATGTATACACTGCAGAATCGTTACCACATTTTGCGCAATGTTTTTTTATTGGGTCCTGTTGGAAGAAGAGTTGTATCTGATCGTATGGGGATTACAGAACGTGTTCTACGTACAGAATCAGAAGGCTTAAAGAAACAAGGGCTGATAAAAACTTCAAAAATGGGAATGGAGCTAACCGAAAAAGGGGAATCCGTTTACCACCAATTAGATCAGTTAATGGGTCAACTTTTGGGGATGAAAGAGAAAGAGAAAAAACTCGCTTCTTATTTGGAGATTGAACACTGTGTGATTATTTCTGGTGATGTAGATGAACAGTCGAAATTACATGAAGAGATGGGTCGTGCTGCAGTAGAAGCTTTAGACTTTTTACTTCCGGAAGGCGATAATATTATTGCTATTATGGGTGGTACTACTATGGCAGAAGCGGCAAATCAAATGAATGAAACTCTTTCTCGCAAAAGAAAGTTA comes from the Carnobacterium sp. 17-4 genome and includes:
- the whiA gene encoding DNA-binding protein WhiA translates to MSYASEVKKELTQLEVHREHAKAELAALIRMNGTVGLVDKKFILNVQTENAAIARRIYVLLKDHFDVESELLVRRKMKLKKNNVYIVRLKHGTKEVLSDLSIMEGMSFHSHVSDEVMMNTQKVKSYLRGSFLAGGSVNNPETSRYHLEIHSSYEEHNDDICQMMNQFDMNARTLERRNGYITYLKEAEKIADFLALIGATSGMLKFEDVRIIRDMRNSVNRLVNCENANLNKTIDAASKQIESIKFIDEMIGLDKIPTKLREIALVRLEYPEVTLKELGEMIPSGTISKSGINHRLRKLNEMAENLRTKEHTRSVVGN
- a CDS encoding tRNA dihydrouridine synthase, encoding MKENFWQDLPRPFFVLAPMEDVTDVVFRHVVSAAGKPDVFFTEFTNTVSYCHPEGRDSVRGRLTFTEDEQPMVAHIWGDEPEHFRQMSIGMAEQGFKGIDINMGCPVPNVAGKGKGSGLIRRATVAADLIQAAKTGGLPVSVKTRLGYTNIDEWRDWLTHVFEQDIANLSIHLRTRKEMSKGNAHWEMISEIKKLRDEIAPQTLLTINGDIPDRETGLKLVEEYGVDGVMIGRGVFHNPYAFEKEPKEHSSQELLNLFRLHLDLFDKYTVDEPRAFRPLRRFFKIYVRGIRGASDLRVQLMETETTNQARALLDEFEEKNKDILGE
- the clpP gene encoding ATP-dependent Clp endopeptidase proteolytic subunit ClpP: MNLVPTVIEQSSRGERAYDIYSRLLKDRIIMLSGPVDDDLANAVIAQLLFLDAQDSEKDIYIYINSPGGSVTAGLAIFDTMNFIKADVQTIAMGMAASMGSFLLTAGTKGKRYALPNAEIMIHQPSGGSQGQATEIEIAARHILNTRERLNKILSDRTGQPIEVIKRDTDRDNYMSAEDAKAYGLIDEIMENSSALS
- a CDS encoding thioredoxin domain-containing protein, producing the protein MDISNIKADKVNTAYGIKIGSDDAPVKVIEFINLKCPYCKMWYEDSKDVLTEYVFAGKVQRIIKHFDKEKPSLKKGNIVHRYLDYSNPEKALEDIDFFFAHQDEWGNLESFDDIAAYVVEKRKLTLQSNELAAQEIIQEANQANVVFVPTVFIGEEIFDEHITQQELKNLIEARI